A single window of Gossypium hirsutum isolate 1008001.06 chromosome A10, Gossypium_hirsutum_v2.1, whole genome shotgun sequence DNA harbors:
- the LOC107895543 gene encoding uncharacterized protein — MSTRDTHKGVTRGRGRGRESARAGSSTPGHMPAREAPASPVTKLRSHDRAAGDDALSQAMLRVLERVAGASSSGRPMKRAKFDGPVSVVPGIVARPQPYADYGRAHQGKCWKRTGDCFRCGSMDHQGRVQPVRGGQQPPRGRCQARGGNGFGRGHEAPGRGAGNTEARQPALVYAARHREDRDAPDVITGSFLIYNLPYTALIDIRSTHLYVACTVSETLGIQSKNTVSEMTVLSPLGQLVGVSQFFRYVPLEVQKVVFLEDLMELPFGEFDIILGMDWLVKHRAILDCAAKRMVLKSTEDEEAKKLVHKGCEAFLAYVSISNSKGPSVEDVRIAKEFLNVDKP; from the exons ATGAGCACAAGAGATACTCATAAAGGGGTTACACGAGGCCGCGGTAGAGGCCGAGAAAGTGCTAGAGCCGGGTCTTCAACACCGGGCCACATGCCAGCTAGGGAGGCACCAGCCTCACCAGTAACTAAGTTAAGGTCTCATGACCGAGCAGCTGGGGATGATGCTTTATCTCAAGCAATGCTACGAGTTCTTGAAAGAGTTGCTGGAGCAA GTTCTTCTGGAAGGCCTATGAAGAGGGCCAAGTTTGATGGGCCAGTTTCAGTGGTTCCTGGTATTGTTGCAAGACCGCAGCCTTATGCCGATTATGGGAGAGCTCACCAGGGTAAGTGTTGGAAACGAACTGGGGAttgctttagatgtgggtctATGGATCATCAG GGTCGTGTTCAGCCTGTGAGAGGTGGTCAGCAACCACCGAGAGGCCGAtgtcaggccagaggtggaaacGGGTTTGGTCGAGGTCATGaagcaccaggcagaggtgctggaaacactgaggcgagacagccagcCTTGGTCTATGCTGCTCGTCACCGAGAGGATAGGGATGcccctgacgtcataactggttcGTTCCTGATTTATAATTTACCATACACTgctttaattgatattaggtctACACACTTGTATGTTGCGTGCACTGTGTCTGAGACGTTGGGTATTCAGTCTAAAAATACAGTTAGTGAAATGACTGTGTTGAGTCCACTGGGACAATTAGTTGGGGTGAGTCAGTTTTTCAGATATGTGCCCTTAGAAGTCCAAAAGGTGGTTTTTTTGGAAGATTTGATGGAACTGCCATTtggggaatttgatattatattgggcatggattggctagtgaAACATCGTGCGAtattggattgtgctgctaagcgtatGGTGTTGAAGTCTACGGAGGATGAGGAG GCCAAGAAGCTGGTTCACAAAGGTTGCGAGGCGTTCCTAGCATATGTTAGTATTTCCAATTCTAAAGGTCCTTCTGTGGAAGATGTCAGAATTGCCAAAGagtttttgaatgttgataaaccataa